In one window of Carassius carassius chromosome 38, fCarCar2.1, whole genome shotgun sequence DNA:
- the LOC132119697 gene encoding aflatoxin B1 aldehyde reductase member 4-like isoform X1, with product MQCVVGTSLSAAYRLFLPRLKTSRFFQLRNMSESKLPVTVLGCNAFGGRADAHLSGQLVQMFLERGHGEVDTAFMYNDGQAETIIGNMQLPKTVRIATKANPWEGKTLKPESVRNQLETSLKRLRTQCVDLFYLHAPDHQNPIQDTLQACNELREEGKFKELGLSNYASWEVTEIYCICKHNNWVLPTVYQGMYNATTRQVETELLPCLRYFGIRFYAYNPLAGGLLTGKYHYEDKDGAQPAGRFFGNSLAGAYRDRYWKESHFKAIDGIQKALEAAYGSEKPTLTSAAVRWMYHHSHLKGDLGDRVIIGMSSTKQLRENLTAGAEGPLKQEVVDAFKHAWDLVAHECPNYFR from the exons ATGCAGTGCGTTGTTGGAACCAGCTTGAGTGCAGCTTACCGCCTTTTTCTCCCCAGACTCAAAACATCTCGCTTTTTTCAGCTCCGCAACATGTCTGAGTCCAAACTCCCCGTCACTGTGCTGGGCTGCAATGCGTTCGGTGGCCGCGCGGACGCGCACCTGAGCGGGCAGCTGGTGCAGATGTTCTTAGAGCGCGGCCACGGTGAGGTTGACACCGCGTTCATGTACAATGATGGACAGGCGGAGACCATCATAGGGAACATGCAGCTTCCGAAAACAG TTCGAATTGCGACTAAAGCAAACCCCTGGGAGGGGAAAACTCTCAAACCAGAGAGTGTCCGGAATCAGCTGGAAACGTCCCTGAAGAGGCTGCGCACACAATGTGTGGACCTGTTTTACCTGCACGCACCAGACCACCAGAACCCCATTCAGGACACACTACAGGCCTGCAATGAGCTGCGTGAAGAG GGCAAATTCAAAGAGCTGGGTTTATCAAACTATGCATCATGGGAAGTGACAGAAATCTACTGCATCTGCAAACACAACAACTGGGTGCTTCCTACTGTATATCAA GGCATGTATAATGCAACCACACGTCAAGTGGAGACTGAACTGCTGCCGTGTTTGAGATACTTTGGCATCCGTTTCTATGCATATAATCCCTTGGCAG GTGGGCTTCTCACTGGGAAATATCACTATGAAGATAAAGACGGCGCTCAGCCTGCGGGCCGATTCTTCGGGAACAGTTTGGCTGGTGCTTACAGAGACAG ATACTGGAAGGAGAGTCATTTTAAAGCCATAGATGGCATTCAGAAGGCTCTGGAAGCAGCGTACGGCTCAGAGAAACCCACCCTGACATCAGCTGCTGTTCGCTGGATGTATCATCACTCTCATCTGAAG GGTGATCTGGGTGACAGGGTCATCATTGGGATGTCCAGCACAAAGCAACTGCGTGAGAACCTGACGGCAGGAGCAGAAGGTCCGCTCAAACAGGAAGTCGTGGACGCTTTCAAACACGCCTGGGATTTAGTGGCCCATGAATGTCCAAACTACTTTCGCTAG
- the LOC132119697 gene encoding aflatoxin B1 aldehyde reductase member 4-like isoform X2 produces the protein MQCVVGISLSGVYRLFLPRLKTSRFIQLRSMSQSKLPVTVMGSMAFGGRADAHLSAQLVQMFIERGHSELDTAFMYNDGQAETIIGNMQLPKTVRIATKANPWEGKTLKPESVRNQLETSLKRLRTQCVDLFYLHAPDHQNPIQDTLQACNELREEGKFKELGLSNYASWEVTEIYCICKHNNWVLPTVYQGMYNATTRQVETELLPCLRYFGIRFYAYNPLAGGLLTGKYHYEDKDGAQPAGRFFGNSLAGAYRDRYWKESHFKAIDGIQKALEAAYGSEKPTLTSAAVRWMYHHSHLKGDLGDRVIIGMSSTKQLRENLTAGAEGPLKQEVVDAFKHAWDLVAHECPNYFR, from the exons ATGCAGTGCGTTGTCGGAATCAGCTTGAGTGGAGTTTACCGCCTTTTTCTCCCCAGACTCAAAACATCTCGCTTTATTCAGCTCCGCAGCATGTCTCAGTCCAAACTCCCCGTCACTGTGATGGGCTCCATGGCGTTCGGTGGCCGCGCGGACGCGCACCTGAGCGCGCAGCTGGTGCAGATGTTCATAGAGCGCGGGCACAGTGAGCTTGACACCGCGTTCATGTACAATGATGGACAGGCGGAGACCATCATAGGGAACATGCAGCTTCCGAAAACAG TTCGAATTGCGACTAAAGCAAACCCCTGGGAGGGGAAAACTCTCAAACCAGAGAGTGTCCGGAATCAGCTGGAAACGTCCCTGAAGAGGCTGCGCACACAATGTGTGGACCTGTTTTACCTGCACGCACCAGACCACCAGAACCCCATTCAGGACACACTACAGGCCTGCAATGAGCTGCGTGAAGAG GGCAAATTCAAAGAGCTGGGTTTATCAAACTATGCATCATGGGAAGTGACAGAAATCTACTGCATCTGCAAACACAACAACTGGGTGCTTCCTACTGTATATCAA GGCATGTATAATGCAACCACACGTCAAGTGGAGACTGAACTGCTGCCGTGTTTGAGATACTTTGGCATCCGTTTCTATGCATATAATCCCTTGGCAG GTGGGCTTCTCACTGGGAAATATCACTATGAAGATAAAGACGGCGCTCAGCCTGCGGGCCGATTCTTCGGGAACAGTTTGGCTGGTGCTTACAGAGACAG ATACTGGAAGGAGAGTCATTTTAAAGCCATAGATGGCATTCAGAAGGCTCTGGAAGCAGCGTACGGCTCAGAGAAACCCACCCTGACATCAGCTGCTGTTCGCTGGATGTATCATCACTCTCATCTGAAG GGTGATCTGGGTGACAGGGTCATCATTGGGATGTCCAGCACAAAGCAACTGCGTGAGAACCTGACGGCAGGAGCAGAAGGTCCGCTCAAACAGGAAGTCGTGGACGCTTTCAAACACGCCTGGGATTTAGTGGCCCATGAATGTCCAAACTACTTTCGCTAG